The proteins below come from a single Juglans regia cultivar Chandler chromosome 12, Walnut 2.0, whole genome shotgun sequence genomic window:
- the LOC108982140 gene encoding NDR1/HIN1-like protein 12 translates to MTEEYKCPHKGRTRKVICTCITIFLLLVGATALTLWLVYRPHNPQFKIIGTAIYELNSSAAPLVTTNMQFTVVTRNPNKRISIYYDRLSVSVWYRNQAITPQVMLTPFFHKHHRTVTVSPVVCGGEIPVSVEVANGLVMDEADGVIGLSLVLLGRLRWKVGAIKTAHYGIYVKCDVLLGLKNGFVGQVPLLGSPAGCKVDI, encoded by the coding sequence ATGACCGAAGAATACAAATGCCCACACAAAGGCCGTACTCGAAAAGTTATCTGCACATGCATCACTATCTTTCTCCTCTTAGTTGGTGCAACGGCCCTTACACTTTGGCTAGTCTACCGCCCCCACAACCCTCAGTTCAAGATCATCGGTACCGCCATCTACGAGCTCAACTCCTCGGCAGCGCCGCTCGTCACCACCAACATGCAGTTCACGGTCGTCACAAGAAACCCAAACAAGCGCATCTCCATTTACTATGACAGACTTTCAGTGTCTGTATGGTATAGAAACCAAGCAATAACGCCCCAGGTGATGCTGACTCCGTTTTTCCACAAGCACCACCGCACCGTGACAGTGTCGCCGGTGGTTTGCGGTGGGGAAATACCGGTGTCGGTGGAGGTGGCAAATGGGTTGGTGATGGATGAGGCGGATGGGGTCATTGGGTTGAGTTTGGTGTTGTTGGGGAGGCTGAGATGGAAGGTTGGGGCTATAAAGACTGCGCATTATGGGATTTATGTGAAATGTGATGTCTTGTTGGGCCTGAAGAATGGTTTTGTTGGTCAGGTTCCCTTGCTTGGATCTCCAGCTGGATGCAAAGttgatatatga